Proteins co-encoded in one Flavobacteriaceae bacterium MAR_2009_75 genomic window:
- a CDS encoding AraC-like DNA-binding protein, protein MNRDCLKLKDFSIFLEHAVTGNTTVDTCAFEDDNIGFCFYGSGNVELHVAHGNKRKGYLNTKGLAMSFFANQNTEFIHTVSAEKPLRCVVVCYPLKNLQKLPAQEKELYHQYLKHLLHPVDDFVEGPRFFMSPTMQTTIDKIFSTSYTGTTRMLFLKSQITELLSHFLAKISSDIAPENGLKNVDREKLYQAKAILSENMDNPPSLTELSKLVGLNDFKLKKSFKELFGFPVYKFLQQERLNKAHELLENSDQTVQEVAWSVGYESLSSFSNAFIKKFGIRPSGLKQ, encoded by the coding sequence ATGAATCGAGACTGCCTCAAATTAAAAGACTTCAGTATTTTTCTTGAACATGCCGTCACCGGTAATACGACGGTAGATACCTGTGCGTTTGAGGATGACAACATCGGATTCTGTTTTTATGGGTCGGGAAATGTGGAGCTTCATGTGGCCCATGGAAATAAAAGGAAAGGTTATTTAAATACCAAGGGACTGGCCATGTCCTTTTTTGCCAATCAAAATACTGAGTTCATTCATACCGTTTCCGCAGAGAAACCGTTACGATGCGTGGTGGTTTGTTACCCGTTGAAAAACCTCCAAAAGCTACCAGCACAAGAGAAGGAACTTTACCATCAATACCTTAAACATCTACTCCATCCTGTGGACGATTTTGTGGAAGGACCGCGTTTTTTCATGTCACCCACGATGCAGACCACCATCGATAAAATTTTTTCCACTTCGTATACGGGGACTACACGAATGCTGTTCCTGAAAAGTCAGATTACCGAACTACTCTCCCATTTTCTGGCCAAGATATCGTCGGATATCGCACCCGAAAACGGTCTCAAAAACGTGGATAGGGAAAAGTTATATCAGGCAAAAGCCATTTTATCCGAAAACATGGATAATCCGCCCTCTTTGACGGAACTCTCGAAACTCGTCGGGTTGAATGATTTCAAACTCAAAAAAAGCTTTAAGGAACTGTTCGGTTTCCCGGTTTATAAATTTTTACAGCAAGAACGTCTTAACAAGGCCCACGAATTATTGGAAAACTCGGACCAAACGGTACAAGAAGTTGCTTGGTCCGTAGGTTACGAAAGCCTAAGTTCTTTCTCCAACGCGTTCATTAAAAAATTTGGCATCAGGCCAAGCGGGCTAAAGCAATAA
- a CDS encoding CubicO group peptidase (beta-lactamase class C family), which translates to MNKITILFAALLYMMPALGQKNDADKIRLTEELEQIYMESHIIGFSVAIVNKDGILFTKGFGYSDRKANERYTEHTLQNIASISKTFIGIALLKAQELGKLTLDDPINNYLPFKVINPYFPDEPITIRQLATHTATLKDPSVYEKRGYILKEVNKTGTKANANFKSPEEIVAMQVFLESIFNPKGKWYKKRNFLKMKPGEIFEYSNLGAGLAAYIIELATETSFSEFTAKHILEPLGMSASGWRFVDIDMSKHSKLYLDTETQLPFYSLVNYADGGLISSASDMGKYLSELINGQNGRGKILTKTSFSELFTPQLTAGNFEERNESDYNDEYNSGIFMGFSAAGYIGHTGSDPGVASFMFFDPKTRIGKILMVNTDLGKEGVKEFIEIWDILGKYEME; encoded by the coding sequence ATGAATAAAATAACTATCCTATTTGCCGCTCTACTATATATGATGCCAGCTTTGGGGCAAAAAAATGATGCTGATAAAATTCGTCTTACCGAAGAATTGGAGCAAATATATATGGAAAGTCATATCATCGGATTCTCCGTTGCGATTGTAAATAAGGATGGTATACTGTTCACAAAAGGATTTGGATATTCCGACAGAAAAGCGAACGAACGCTATACGGAGCATACCCTTCAAAATATCGCTTCTATTTCCAAAACTTTTATCGGTATTGCGCTATTAAAGGCCCAAGAACTAGGAAAGCTTACACTTGACGACCCTATCAATAACTATTTGCCATTTAAAGTAATCAACCCCTATTTTCCCGATGAACCCATAACCATCCGGCAACTGGCAACTCATACCGCAACTTTAAAAGACCCTTCGGTCTATGAAAAACGGGGCTATATCTTAAAAGAAGTAAATAAGACCGGAACAAAAGCGAATGCCAATTTCAAATCTCCAGAAGAAATCGTTGCCATGCAGGTGTTTCTTGAATCTATCTTCAATCCAAAGGGGAAATGGTACAAAAAGCGTAATTTCCTGAAAATGAAACCCGGCGAAATTTTTGAGTACTCTAATTTAGGGGCGGGATTGGCAGCGTATATTATAGAGCTGGCCACAGAAACATCATTTTCCGAATTTACTGCGAAACATATTCTTGAACCGTTGGGCATGTCCGCTTCAGGTTGGCGCTTCGTGGATATCGATATGTCAAAACACTCGAAACTGTATCTTGATACCGAAACGCAGCTACCGTTCTACAGCTTGGTCAACTATGCCGATGGCGGGCTTATCTCATCTGCTTCGGACATGGGCAAGTACCTTTCAGAACTCATTAACGGCCAAAATGGAAGAGGTAAAATCTTAACGAAAACCAGTTTTAGTGAGTTATTTACCCCACAATTGACAGCGGGTAACTTTGAGGAAAGAAACGAGAGTGACTATAACGACGAATACAACAGCGGAATTTTTATGGGCTTTTCAGCTGCCGGCTATATTGGGCATACCGGATCTGATCCCGGTGTAGCGTCCTTCATGTTTTTTGATCCTAAAACACGAATTGGCAAAATTCTAATGGTGAATACAGATTTAGGAAAAGAAGGAGTAAAAGAGTTTATCGAAATCTGGGATATACTGGGCAAATATGAAATGGAATGA
- a CDS encoding tricorn protease-like protein, which produces MKKLAFVLVPILILSCTTALIEEDEPNTQSNNFELFWEDFDEHYSLFDVRSTNWNELKTMYSPQVNDAISDTELWNILSNLIEHLDDSHTVLYDGNGHSYRSGYELNEKSKSEISQELITSKYLDFLTEVTSEDNLAYGKIKGKNIGYIYLGTMDGQNPAVIDAILDKLKEYSAIILDVRQNTGGDDRYSARIAQVFSDGEHFIYTVQTRNGVNHDDFDQKKSYYTASKRPDSYLKPVIILTDRKTISAGEVFLLHMKSFEHVVQIGDTTAGDFSTVSNMRFLPNSWHYRYSIQKFLLPDGKSLDGIGHVPEVYMKNTEEDINSSNDLVIEKAIEHLFDKYAID; this is translated from the coding sequence ATGAAAAAATTAGCATTCGTTTTGGTGCCAATCTTGATTTTATCCTGTACGACAGCATTAATCGAGGAAGATGAACCAAATACCCAAAGTAACAATTTTGAACTATTCTGGGAGGATTTTGATGAACACTACAGTTTGTTCGATGTTAGAAGTACAAACTGGAATGAGTTAAAAACTATGTATAGCCCGCAAGTAAATGATGCTATTTCGGATACGGAATTATGGAATATCCTATCAAACCTAATAGAACATTTAGATGATAGCCATACGGTTTTGTATGATGGTAACGGACATAGTTATCGTTCAGGGTATGAATTGAACGAAAAGTCTAAATCTGAAATTAGCCAAGAACTGATAACATCAAAATATTTGGATTTTCTTACTGAAGTTACCTCAGAGGACAATCTTGCCTATGGAAAAATCAAGGGTAAAAATATAGGCTACATTTATTTAGGCACGATGGACGGTCAAAACCCCGCTGTAATCGATGCTATACTAGATAAATTGAAAGAGTACAGCGCTATAATCTTAGATGTAAGACAAAATACGGGAGGAGACGACAGATATTCTGCAAGAATTGCACAAGTCTTCTCCGATGGTGAACATTTTATATACACCGTACAAACCCGAAATGGTGTAAACCATGATGATTTTGACCAAAAGAAATCCTATTATACAGCATCTAAACGACCCGATTCCTATTTAAAACCTGTGATTATTTTAACTGATAGAAAAACAATCAGCGCGGGTGAGGTATTCCTATTGCACATGAAATCTTTTGAACATGTGGTGCAAATAGGAGATACGACCGCCGGCGATTTTTCAACGGTAAGTAACATGCGGTTTTTACCAAATAGTTGGCACTACAGATACTCTATCCAAAAGTTTTTATTACCGGATGGGAAAAGCCTAGATGGCATAGGCCATGTTCCCGAGGTTTATATGAAAAACACCGAGGAGGATATTAATTCCTCAAATGATTTAGTTATAGAAAAAGCTATTGAACATCTTTTTGATAAATACGCAATTGATTAA
- a CDS encoding helix-turn-helix protein: MKLNILEILVFVSLLQGFLFFVVLQTQSKFRVKANKYLAYSTLILSYIGVVELLVAKNLDEKYYLVDYFGDDIPWLLLFYIPMFIYFLKSAKNSFANSKKLFLLYIPFLFFFIVYLIIDLQLDFSLIKWSIVEENYRAMYQIEFYFSIAFNVTLCTVSYFVIKQSTISFDEKKWLKNIWLFNAALLLIWVINTFIPDKIYPFQHKDITYPVWLGVSIYVYWLIFRGLIQLKLSQDKTEIHDLLEKKEIEKTNPSPNQNLNSTADPKQLHFANFLQLMDEKKLYRNPDISRDIIASELNVSTGYLSQLISASTKSNFTSLINEYRIRDAKEMLLDTEFDKYSIVAIGLESGFQSKSTFYSEFKKKTGCTPNQFKLMQKKS, from the coding sequence ATGAAATTAAACATCTTAGAAATTCTAGTTTTTGTTAGTTTACTGCAAGGTTTTCTTTTTTTTGTGGTTCTTCAAACTCAAAGCAAGTTTAGGGTAAAGGCTAACAAATATTTGGCATACAGCACACTTATATTGTCCTATATAGGTGTTGTTGAACTACTGGTAGCAAAAAACCTTGACGAAAAATACTATTTAGTTGATTATTTTGGAGACGATATTCCATGGTTACTACTGTTTTACATTCCCATGTTTATCTATTTTTTAAAGTCGGCCAAAAACAGCTTTGCCAATAGTAAAAAGCTGTTTTTATTATATATTCCGTTCCTTTTCTTTTTCATAGTATATCTCATTATTGATTTACAATTGGATTTTAGTCTCATAAAGTGGAGCATTGTGGAAGAAAACTACAGGGCGATGTACCAAATCGAGTTCTATTTTTCAATTGCATTTAATGTCACCCTTTGTACGGTCTCTTACTTTGTTATAAAACAAAGCACAATCAGTTTTGATGAAAAAAAATGGCTCAAAAACATCTGGTTGTTTAATGCAGCCTTACTTTTAATATGGGTCATCAACACCTTCATTCCTGATAAGATCTATCCTTTTCAGCATAAAGATATTACCTATCCCGTTTGGTTGGGTGTTTCCATTTATGTGTACTGGTTGATTTTTAGGGGACTCATTCAATTAAAACTTTCCCAAGATAAAACAGAGATTCATGACCTTTTAGAAAAAAAAGAAATCGAAAAAACCAATCCATCACCTAACCAAAACCTCAATAGTACGGCAGACCCCAAGCAATTACATTTTGCTAACTTTCTGCAATTGATGGACGAAAAGAAACTGTATCGCAATCCGGATATAAGTAGGGATATCATTGCATCGGAATTAAACGTGAGCACAGGGTATCTTTCGCAATTGATAAGCGCTTCTACCAAATCAAACTTTACTTCATTAATCAATGAGTACCGAATAAGGGACGCAAAAGAGATGTTATTGGATACCGAATTCGACAAATATAGTATCGTAGCGATTGGTCTAGAATCGGGATTCCAATCTAAATCTACATTTTATAGTGAATTCAAAAAGAAGACAGGATGCACCCCAAACCAGTTCAAATTGATGCAAAAAAAGTCCTGA
- a CDS encoding phospholipase D-like protein yields MGTGAGTKLLKEIGNAQGSVKISSPYLSPKMVDELVWLHKKGIKVTLITSDKFDSRSYRQEKSIQPLVVQNRHLDEEANRIRERWLLTQKVLMGASIALTLFLVVLTIFSYDSGYIYGLGIALLLFLCCRYARRKTKHIKIYSYTYSSLFPFKVFVAPDSYQINDMFIHGKIYIIDCHTAYLGSLNFTESGTKYNYETRIRVTDTEAVRKIEEEFDALYDHTDLAFFGIEEWGRSIYAEPLNQGTSDLRIFFC; encoded by the coding sequence ATGGGTACCGGAGCCGGTACCAAGTTGCTAAAGGAAATCGGAAACGCCCAAGGTTCCGTGAAAATTTCCTCGCCCTACCTATCCCCAAAAATGGTCGACGAATTGGTTTGGTTACATAAAAAAGGGATAAAGGTCACCTTGATAACTTCCGATAAATTTGACAGTAGAAGCTATCGCCAGGAAAAGAGTATTCAACCGTTGGTGGTTCAGAACAGGCATTTGGATGAGGAGGCCAATCGGATTAGAGAACGATGGCTTTTAACCCAAAAAGTATTGATGGGTGCCAGTATTGCCTTAACTCTATTTTTAGTTGTATTAACCATATTTTCGTACGATTCAGGATATATCTACGGACTAGGCATAGCTCTCCTCCTTTTTTTGTGCTGCAGATATGCGAGGAGAAAAACTAAGCATATCAAAATTTACTCGTATACCTATTCATCGCTTTTTCCATTTAAGGTTTTCGTTGCCCCGGATTCTTATCAAATCAACGATATGTTTATCCATGGTAAAATCTATATCATCGATTGCCATACGGCATATTTGGGTTCTTTGAACTTTACGGAGAGCGGTACCAAATACAACTATGAAACTAGAATTCGAGTAACGGATACGGAAGCTGTTCGGAAAATTGAAGAAGAATTTGATGCCTTATATGACCATACTGACTTGGCTTTTTTTGGTATTGAAGAATGGGGCAGATCAATTTATGCTGAACCATTAAACCAAGGCACTTCTGATTTAAGAATATTTTTTTGTTGA
- a CDS encoding type IV secretory system conjugative DNA transfer VirD4/TraG family protein codes for MLSVILLFYVYASGLILLVHRYYHHAFVSLALIFLYLGVLGCWGNSFQFGLFFCFKWILPLYAISMVCHAALIESDTTSMPKKYQAKFQLRNGVLNMKNIRRGVSIIGSAGSGKTESVVFSFLKHFNKYGFCGVIHDYKHFEITEMAYPLFQDPKVPFHIVSFDDIYKRVNPIAPRYMEDEESVNEISRVLLENLLEQKESVASGSSKFFNDAVEGLLGGLIWRLKMAHPDYCTLPHLIATYQYLDTEQLVSFLSSDFTSKAMADAFISGIDSDRQTAGVMSTLANALKKISTPRIFMTLSADEIPLDINNPKHPSVISVVNNPKFDIAYSPVIATIVHTITKQMSVRNRLSSFFLAEEASTFRLLNMQRIPATLRSYDIATVYVLQDKIQNDLMYGDKASKAILSNLSYQFFGKANDPDTAKYYERFFEIIKQPTRSVSKSSNWNFDARITKGEKDVSKIRADVFFRLKRGEFIAFADGKDKRVKFEKPDIKRELPKPVFAQNHPEIRANFQRIHLEVRRLFS; via the coding sequence ATGCTTTCAGTCATCCTCTTATTTTACGTTTACGCTTCCGGATTGATTCTCCTTGTACATCGCTATTACCACCATGCTTTTGTAAGTCTTGCCCTAATATTTTTGTATTTGGGTGTTTTGGGATGTTGGGGAAACAGCTTTCAATTCGGTTTATTCTTTTGTTTCAAATGGATTCTGCCTTTGTACGCCATAAGCATGGTATGTCATGCAGCTTTAATTGAAAGTGATACTACCAGTATGCCTAAAAAATATCAAGCTAAATTTCAGCTTAGAAACGGGGTGCTGAATATGAAAAACATCCGTAGGGGTGTTTCCATCATTGGATCAGCAGGAAGCGGTAAAACGGAATCCGTTGTCTTCAGTTTTCTCAAACATTTCAACAAGTATGGATTCTGTGGGGTAATTCACGACTATAAACATTTTGAGATTACCGAAATGGCATATCCCCTATTCCAGGATCCGAAAGTTCCTTTTCACATCGTTTCCTTTGACGATATCTATAAACGGGTCAATCCCATTGCACCACGTTATATGGAAGATGAGGAAAGCGTCAATGAAATATCCCGTGTGCTCTTGGAGAACCTATTGGAACAAAAAGAATCGGTAGCCTCGGGATCTTCCAAGTTTTTCAACGATGCGGTTGAAGGCCTTTTGGGCGGATTGATATGGAGGCTTAAAATGGCACATCCCGATTATTGCACCTTGCCCCATTTGATTGCGACCTACCAATATCTGGATACCGAGCAGCTCGTTTCCTTTCTTAGTTCTGACTTTACCTCAAAAGCCATGGCGGATGCATTTATTTCCGGGATTGATTCCGATCGACAAACGGCCGGGGTGATGAGTACCTTGGCGAACGCCCTCAAAAAAATCAGTACACCACGTATCTTTATGACCCTTTCGGCTGATGAAATTCCTTTGGATATTAATAATCCGAAGCATCCCTCGGTAATCTCCGTGGTTAACAATCCAAAGTTCGATATTGCCTACTCCCCTGTTATCGCCACTATTGTTCATACCATTACCAAACAGATGAGTGTTCGCAATCGGCTATCTTCTTTCTTCCTTGCAGAGGAAGCATCCACTTTTCGATTGTTGAACATGCAACGTATCCCGGCTACCTTGCGGAGTTATGATATTGCAACCGTTTATGTACTCCAAGATAAGATTCAAAACGATCTGATGTACGGGGACAAGGCCAGTAAAGCCATATTGAGCAATCTCTCCTACCAGTTTTTCGGGAAGGCCAACGACCCAGATACGGCAAAATACTATGAACGTTTTTTTGAAATCATCAAACAGCCCACCCGAAGTGTCAGTAAGAGCAGTAATTGGAATTTTGATGCACGGATCACTAAAGGGGAAAAGGATGTCAGCAAGATTCGCGCAGATGTTTTCTTCCGATTGAAACGAGGTGAATTTATAGCCTTCGCCGATGGCAAGGACAAGCGGGTCAAGTTTGAAAAGCCTGACATAAAAAGAGAACTTCCAAAGCCGGTCTTTGCCCAAAACCATCCTGAGATTCGCGCCAATTTTCAACGTATACATCTTGAAGTTCGAAGGCTATTCTCCTGA
- a CDS encoding RadC-like JAB domain-containing protein — translation MRNEVNEIQISYCEKLGVLNSEPANSSDRVAELLYQTWDKNTIGLHETFKVLLLNNANKVKGTFQASSGGLTGTLVDLRILFAVVLKTLSTAIILAHNHPSGTNKASGADIALTKKIEKAAELFDIRVLDHLIILPDGNYFSLRDNGLMRN, via the coding sequence ATGAGAAACGAAGTTAATGAAATTCAAATAAGCTATTGCGAAAAATTAGGGGTACTCAATTCAGAACCTGCGAACTCTTCCGATAGGGTTGCCGAATTATTATACCAAACATGGGATAAAAACACTATCGGACTTCATGAAACCTTTAAAGTGTTATTGCTCAATAATGCCAATAAGGTCAAAGGCACCTTTCAAGCCTCCAGCGGTGGATTGACCGGCACATTGGTAGATTTGAGAATACTCTTTGCGGTGGTACTCAAAACCCTTTCTACGGCTATTATATTGGCGCACAATCATCCATCGGGAACGAACAAAGCCAGTGGTGCCGATATCGCATTGACCAAAAAAATAGAAAAGGCTGCCGAACTTTTTGATATTCGAGTTTTAGACCATCTGATTATACTTCCTGATGGCAACTATTTTAGTTTGAGGGATAACGGGTTAATGAGAAATTAG
- a CDS encoding single-strand DNA-binding protein produces the protein MSSIKNYVHLLGNIGDDPKVTDLDGGKKVARFSLATNETYKDQKGEKQQVTDWHTIVAWGRTAEIIEQYAHKGKQVAVVGKLKSRTYTAPKEGNERRVTEVVADEILLLGGKNETAATK, from the coding sequence ATGAGTAGTATCAAAAATTATGTGCATCTATTAGGGAACATCGGGGATGACCCTAAAGTAACCGACCTCGATGGCGGTAAAAAAGTGGCTCGTTTTTCATTGGCCACCAACGAAACCTACAAAGACCAAAAAGGGGAAAAGCAACAGGTAACCGACTGGCACACCATCGTAGCCTGGGGCAGGACCGCTGAAATCATTGAACAATATGCTCACAAGGGCAAGCAAGTAGCTGTAGTCGGTAAACTCAAAAGCAGAACATATACCGCGCCCAAAGAAGGCAACGAAAGAAGGGTTACGGAAGTAGTTGCTGACGAAATTCTGCTTTTAGGAGGCAAGAACGAAACAGCTGCCACCAAGTAA
- a CDS encoding DNA invertase Pin-like site-specific DNA recombinase: protein MKFGYARVSTKTQKHDLQVDAFLKEGVESKNIYADISSGAKAERKGLDEMMSKLREGDTVVVWKLDRIARSLSHLAKLIEEFEQKGVHFKSIQESFIDTTSPHGRFVFNIFASVAQLERDIIIERTRAGLESSRRRGVRLGRKPGLSKKAEHKAILAERYYRDNELSVEEIMKLIDVGSKKTLYKYLAIRGRRTCKECGTLFWDKEQDLENAFCSKHKI from the coding sequence ATGAAATTCGGGTACGCAAGGGTAAGCACCAAAACACAAAAGCACGATCTGCAGGTCGATGCCTTTTTAAAAGAAGGCGTGGAATCCAAAAACATCTATGCAGATATTTCGTCTGGAGCCAAGGCGGAACGAAAGGGCCTAGATGAAATGATGTCGAAGTTACGCGAAGGCGATACCGTAGTGGTCTGGAAACTGGACCGTATAGCCAGAAGCCTCTCTCATCTTGCCAAATTGATCGAGGAATTTGAGCAAAAAGGCGTACATTTCAAGAGCATTCAAGAAAGTTTTATCGACACCACCTCCCCCCATGGTCGGTTTGTTTTCAACATTTTCGCATCCGTAGCCCAATTGGAAAGAGACATTATTATTGAACGGACCCGCGCCGGACTGGAAAGTTCACGGCGTAGGGGAGTACGCCTTGGCCGTAAACCAGGCTTAAGCAAAAAAGCCGAGCACAAGGCCATATTGGCTGAGCGCTATTATAGGGATAATGAACTCAGCGTTGAAGAAATCATGAAACTTATTGATGTAGGTTCCAAAAAAACGCTCTACAAGTATCTTGCTATCCGCGGACGTAGAACATGTAAGGAATGTGGTACTTTGTTTTGGGATAAAGAACAAGATTTAGAGAATGCTTTTTGTAGCAAACATAAGATATAA